From the genome of Hyalangium gracile, one region includes:
- a CDS encoding endonuclease MutS2 has translation MSVQIAQRTLEDLGFAEVLRALAQRCRTAPGKERALARPFLDTEDQVTDALSLVAEARLLAQEQFSLPLGGVSDLRDAVNRASKGGMLEPRDLIASAQLLYAFARTREALEEREETVPMLATLGRRLPMLEVLASRIDRSFEPDGTISDRASPELKEARDRANGLHRRIKTRLDELLHDEGFLPKLRENYYTLRNGRYVVPVVSNFRGEVPGIVHNASQTGQTLFIEPQAMVSMGNDLAIAQSMVAEEERRILQELSNQLGKESDRVLEGLAAVAELDEAEAAAMLAADLDAHSPTFTGVDELTLYQLRHPLLVLKGGQVVSNDVVLTGEARALVVSGPNAGGKTVTLTAVGLCSLMLRCGLPIPVENGSRMPLYRSVNSTVGDAQDLSQGLSTFSAHVVSLRDIGAQVSKGSLVLIDEIAADTDPREGAAIAIAVLEELLDKGAVVLVTTHLEELKALAHMDKRFLNARVGFDPKKMAPTYRLQLGAAGASSAIDVAARMGLPERICQRARDLSLNAGGPLAKALAAAEEERRRLTEELEKAKAAAEAAEKLRKELEAQKQTFERERKEKMMRFNEDVAAASEHAAAEVRSLLQTLRAQTNEKAAQEARAALQQRAEEAAKRAKEARAELYQVQAPQPPTLKVGAWVRHSGLDKDVEILELHDGEALVAAGLLKMRVPVSELSGSRTAKPQQKFPERNKQEAHLKKAAAAAPAEVQATNFRCDVRGMRADEALTEVEQFLDQGMRSGEEAALIIHGHGTGALKQAIRDYLANSPYIRMFRPGESHEGGDGVTVVALRA, from the coding sequence ATGTCCGTGCAGATAGCCCAACGAACCCTCGAGGATCTCGGCTTCGCGGAGGTGCTCCGCGCACTGGCCCAACGTTGCCGGACGGCGCCTGGCAAGGAGCGCGCGCTGGCCCGCCCCTTCCTGGACACCGAGGACCAGGTCACCGACGCGCTCTCCCTGGTGGCCGAGGCCCGACTGCTGGCCCAGGAGCAGTTCTCGCTCCCACTCGGCGGCGTGAGTGACTTGAGGGACGCGGTGAACCGGGCCTCCAAGGGAGGCATGCTGGAGCCGCGGGATCTCATTGCCTCCGCGCAGCTCCTCTATGCGTTTGCCCGCACCCGCGAGGCCCTGGAGGAGCGAGAGGAGACAGTGCCCATGCTGGCGACGCTCGGACGCCGGCTCCCGATGCTGGAGGTGCTCGCATCTCGCATCGATCGCAGCTTCGAGCCCGACGGCACCATCTCCGACCGGGCGAGTCCGGAACTGAAGGAGGCGCGGGACCGGGCCAACGGGCTGCACCGTCGCATCAAGACGCGGCTGGACGAGCTGCTCCACGACGAGGGCTTCCTGCCGAAGCTGCGTGAGAACTACTACACGCTGCGCAACGGCCGGTACGTGGTGCCGGTGGTGTCCAACTTCCGGGGCGAGGTGCCGGGCATCGTCCACAACGCCAGCCAGACGGGGCAGACGCTCTTCATCGAGCCGCAGGCGATGGTGAGCATGGGCAACGATCTGGCGATTGCCCAGTCGATGGTGGCCGAGGAGGAGCGGCGCATCCTGCAGGAGCTGTCCAACCAGCTCGGCAAGGAGTCGGACCGGGTGCTGGAGGGGCTGGCGGCGGTGGCGGAGCTGGACGAGGCGGAGGCGGCGGCGATGCTGGCGGCGGATCTGGACGCCCACTCCCCCACGTTCACCGGCGTGGACGAGCTGACGCTGTACCAGCTGCGCCACCCGCTGCTGGTGCTCAAGGGCGGGCAGGTGGTGTCCAACGACGTGGTGCTCACGGGCGAGGCGCGGGCGCTGGTGGTGTCCGGCCCGAACGCGGGCGGCAAGACGGTGACGCTGACGGCGGTGGGGCTGTGCTCGCTGATGCTGCGCTGCGGCCTGCCCATCCCGGTGGAGAACGGCTCGAGGATGCCGCTCTACCGCTCGGTGAACTCGACGGTGGGCGATGCGCAGGACCTGTCCCAGGGCCTGTCCACGTTCAGCGCGCACGTGGTGAGTCTGCGAGACATCGGGGCGCAGGTGAGCAAGGGCTCGTTGGTGCTCATCGACGAGATCGCCGCGGACACGGATCCGCGCGAGGGCGCGGCGATCGCGATCGCGGTGCTGGAGGAGTTGCTGGACAAGGGAGCGGTGGTGCTGGTGACCACGCACCTGGAGGAGCTCAAGGCCCTGGCCCACATGGACAAACGCTTCCTGAACGCGCGAGTGGGCTTCGATCCGAAGAAGATGGCGCCCACGTACCGGCTGCAGCTGGGCGCGGCGGGAGCCTCGTCGGCCATCGACGTGGCGGCGCGGATGGGGCTGCCGGAGCGCATCTGCCAGCGCGCGAGGGACCTGTCGCTGAACGCGGGAGGCCCGCTGGCCAAGGCGCTTGCGGCGGCCGAGGAGGAGCGGCGGCGGCTGACGGAGGAGCTGGAGAAGGCGAAGGCGGCGGCCGAGGCGGCGGAGAAGCTGCGCAAGGAGCTGGAGGCGCAGAAGCAGACGTTCGAGCGGGAGCGCAAGGAGAAGATGATGCGCTTCAACGAGGACGTGGCGGCGGCCAGCGAGCACGCGGCGGCGGAGGTCCGCTCCCTGCTCCAGACGTTGCGAGCGCAGACCAACGAGAAGGCGGCGCAGGAGGCGCGAGCGGCGCTGCAGCAGCGAGCCGAGGAGGCGGCGAAGCGGGCCAAGGAGGCGCGGGCGGAGCTCTATCAGGTGCAGGCACCGCAGCCGCCGACGTTGAAGGTGGGCGCGTGGGTGCGACACTCGGGGCTCGACAAGGACGTGGAGATCCTCGAGCTGCACGACGGAGAGGCGCTGGTGGCGGCCGGGTTGCTGAAGATGCGAGTGCCGGTGTCGGAGCTGTCGGGCTCGCGGACGGCGAAGCCGCAGCAGAAGTTCCCGGAGCGCAACAAGCAGGAAGCGCACCTGAAGAAGGCGGCGGCGGCGGCGCCAGCGGAGGTGCAGGCGACGAACTTCCGCTGCGACGTGCGCGGCATGCGAGCCGACGAGGCGCTGACGGAGGTGGAGCAGTTCCTCGACCAGGGCATGCGCAGCGGCGAGGAGGCGGCACTGATCATCCACGGCCACGGCACGGGGGCGCTCAAGCAAGCCATCCGCGACTACCTGGCCAACTCGCCCTACATCCGCATGTTCCGGCCGGGCGAGAGCCACGAGGGCGGCGACGGCGTCACGGTGGTGGCGCTGCGCGCGTAG
- a CDS encoding serine/threonine-protein kinase, with amino-acid sequence MASAAPPSLSPALLPPGTEVGPWRLVAWAGQGVHGAVYRAVPAHSQHAPAVALKLALHPEDPRFAREAQLLSRLRHPSVPRLWDSGTWQSPDGTLYPWLAMDWVDGVSLYEWAEQPATSSRACFRVLAQLARALQALHALGAVHRDLKGENVRVRHSDGRAMLTDFGLGTFPGAERLTPPATCLGTPLYRSPEAGLFDIHSRRHRSLHYVPTPADDLYALGMVACRLLTGEYPEWVDPTQDENGTWKVRKVRKPASLRGVEPSVRACIVRLLAVRPEQRGTAAQFAEALERAAHPHFEPARPSVPGRPGRWPWLAPAVGLALGVWGGWLASEQTEGTHSRAQARTEAAPRDAGTAGLGEAACTAATVQAPEASLHEPLAENPLPEPQPKQLRPDGRGRCPHRRQVALNGACWIPFDPEACEAAVANGYLFKGKCYVPALSPDRPSTSHPTRPP; translated from the coding sequence GTGGCCAGTGCTGCTCCACCCTCGCTCTCCCCTGCCCTCCTGCCTCCCGGTACCGAGGTGGGCCCCTGGCGCCTGGTGGCCTGGGCCGGCCAGGGTGTCCATGGCGCCGTCTACCGCGCCGTTCCTGCGCACTCCCAGCATGCTCCCGCCGTCGCGCTCAAGCTGGCGCTGCACCCCGAAGATCCTCGGTTCGCTCGCGAGGCCCAGCTGCTCTCCCGCCTGCGCCATCCGAGTGTTCCTCGCCTGTGGGATTCCGGCACCTGGCAGTCGCCCGATGGCACGCTCTACCCCTGGCTCGCCATGGACTGGGTGGACGGCGTGTCCCTGTACGAGTGGGCGGAGCAGCCTGCCACCTCCTCCCGTGCATGCTTCCGCGTGTTGGCCCAGTTGGCCCGGGCGCTCCAGGCCCTTCACGCCCTGGGCGCCGTGCACCGAGACCTGAAGGGGGAGAACGTCCGGGTGCGCCACTCCGACGGCCGCGCCATGCTCACGGACTTCGGCCTGGGCACCTTCCCGGGCGCGGAGCGACTCACCCCTCCCGCCACCTGCCTGGGCACGCCGCTCTACCGCTCCCCGGAAGCGGGCCTCTTCGATATCCACTCCCGGCGCCACCGCTCGCTTCACTATGTTCCCACCCCCGCCGATGATCTCTATGCGCTGGGAATGGTGGCTTGCCGGCTGCTGACCGGGGAGTACCCTGAATGGGTGGACCCCACCCAGGATGAGAACGGCACCTGGAAGGTGCGCAAGGTGCGCAAGCCGGCCTCGCTTCGGGGGGTAGAGCCTTCAGTGCGTGCCTGCATTGTGCGCCTGCTCGCGGTGCGGCCCGAGCAGCGCGGCACGGCAGCGCAGTTCGCCGAGGCCCTGGAGCGAGCCGCTCACCCGCACTTCGAGCCGGCCAGGCCTTCAGTGCCTGGGCGTCCGGGGCGGTGGCCATGGCTCGCGCCGGCGGTGGGCCTGGCGTTGGGCGTGTGGGGAGGATGGCTCGCTTCCGAGCAGACCGAGGGGACCCACTCGCGTGCCCAAGCGAGGACCGAGGCAGCGCCGCGGGACGCGGGCACGGCGGGGCTTGGAGAGGCCGCCTGCACTGCCGCCACAGTGCAGGCTCCGGAGGCTTCGTTGCACGAGCCTCTCGCGGAGAACCCCCTCCCCGAGCCTCAACCGAAGCAGCTGCGCCCGGATGGGCGAGGGCGTTGTCCTCACAGGCGCCAGGTGGCTCTCAACGGCGCGTGCTGGATTCCCTTCGATCCGGAAGCGTGCGAGGCCGCTGTCGCCAACGGGTACTTGTTCAAGGGAAAGTGCTACGTGCCAGCCCTGTCCCCGGATCGCCCCTCCACGTCCCACCCCACGCGCCCACCTTGA
- a CDS encoding GrpB family protein, producing the protein MAPPRPTPRAHLEPEGRLSQPHPSWPAAFAGLAARLRAALGKVALSIEHVGATAVPGLPAKSISEAPIWPGWYSCC; encoded by the coding sequence ATCGCCCCTCCACGTCCCACCCCACGCGCCCACCTTGAGCCTGAGGGCCGTCTTTCCCAACCGCACCCGTCATGGCCGGCGGCCTTCGCCGGGCTCGCCGCACGGCTCCGCGCCGCCCTCGGCAAGGTGGCGCTCTCGATCGAGCACGTCGGCGCCACCGCCGTTCCCGGCCTGCCGGCGAAGTCGATCTCGGAGGCTCCCATATGGCCAGGCTGGTACTCCTGCTGCTGA
- a CDS encoding NUDIX hydrolase, producing MNKGSAWQGNWVVRLYERVRERGYSSVTAFADARPTASLVELAEELGDDVAGVQVFKGLVEEAERNRQLTRLVRGQLVRELSESLPNGWPAMMDDANRFKVAKALGAWSAYTPETHEERVRLAGDALLATPPPPGWRPLGPDDELLRTLLPDEEA from the coding sequence ATGAATAAGGGGAGTGCCTGGCAGGGCAACTGGGTAGTCCGCCTGTATGAACGGGTTCGAGAGCGCGGCTACTCCTCTGTCACGGCTTTCGCAGATGCACGCCCTACTGCCTCGCTGGTCGAGCTGGCCGAGGAGCTCGGCGACGACGTCGCCGGAGTGCAGGTATTCAAGGGTCTGGTTGAAGAGGCAGAACGGAATCGTCAGCTCACCCGCCTGGTTCGTGGACAGCTCGTGCGCGAGCTGTCGGAGAGTCTCCCGAATGGCTGGCCAGCCATGATGGACGACGCCAATCGCTTCAAGGTCGCCAAGGCACTTGGCGCGTGGTCCGCGTATACCCCCGAGACCCATGAGGAGCGAGTCAGGTTGGCTGGCGATGCGCTCCTCGCCACGCCACCGCCACCCGGCTGGCGCCCTCTTGGCCCCGACGACGAGCTGCTCCGCACGCTCCTGCCCGACGAGGAAGCCTGA